The genomic stretch CGGGCGAGCGCGTCGAGCAGCTTCTCCTCGGGCTCGGGCCGCACCCAGCGCAGGTGCGCCCGCTCCTGCCCCGGCCGCACCCAGTAGGCGGCGTCGAGCCCGGGCAGCCGCACGGTGGGCAGGATCGCCTGGTTGGCCTGCTCGAGCCCTGCCCGTGCCGCGGCGGCGGGCTCCGTGCCCTCCAGCCAGAAGCCGAAGTCCTCGTGCACGGTGACCTCGAACGGGGCGGTCAGGTCGAGGATCTCCTGCAGGCGCGGCCCCGCGGAGCCGGCGGCGCCGACGGGCCCGGGGTCCACGGGCGCCCCGGCCGGCGCCTCCAGGGCGGCGGCCAGCGCGGTGCCGATGTCGCGGCTGACGTCGTCCGAGGAGGCCTGCAACTGGACGGCGAGCACGATCTCGCCGCTCGCCCGGACCAGCGCCGGCACACCGCCCGGCAGCACGCTGGCGAGGGTGACCTCGCGGCCGTCCGTCGTCCGCACGGAGGCCGTCGCAGCCGGCACCAGCTCCCGCAGCGCGACCCAGTCGGGCTCTCCCGGCAGGCCCTCGAACGGGCGGGTGACCGGCGGCGCGTAGCCCGAGCCGTGGCAGTGCTTGTAGCGGCGTCCCGATCCGCAGAAGC from Blastococcus sp. PRF04-17 encodes the following:
- a CDS encoding DUF5926 family protein, with the translated sequence MASRKRSSAPATAAPEGINPKAPCFCGSGRRYKHCHGSGYAPPVTRPFEGLPGEPDWVALRELVPAATASVRTTDGREVTLASVLPGGVPALVRASGEIVLAVQLQASSDDVSRDIGTALAAALEAPAGAPVDPGPVGAAGSAGPRLQEILDLTAPFEVTVHEDFGFWLEGTEPAAAARAGLEQANQAILPTVRLPGLDAAYWVRPGQERAHLRWVRPEPEEKLLDALARLRAAGDPILLGEGTRYAGAFRALGLVVPVWDLPADAPAEDWVGPATEFQGRLERALTVTDPLDADERRARAGLLSRQVTLR